tctgagcgcgagcggcgcaagccgCAAACATCCGAGCTCGACTCgttcgagcgcgagcagatcgAGCGCTCCATGCTCCTGCAAGAGGCCAagcaggaggaggacgcgTTCGACTTTGTCATTGACGAGTCGCAGACGATCCAGTTTATCATGGACAAGCAAAAGGACGGCGGGCTGAACCAGGAGATGTCcgccaaggagctcgagtTCCAGCGCCAGCTGCAGGAAGCCGAGGACCGCGCGACGTCCATCGACGCGACACGCAAGTCGCTGCCGGTGTACAAACTGCGCGAAGAGTTCCTCGAGGCCGTCAAGGAGCACCAAGTGCTGAttgtcgtcggcgagacTGGATCGGGCAAGACGACGCAGCTGCCCCAGTTCCTGCACGAAGCCGGCTACACGGCGGACGGCAAGGTTGTCGCCTGCACGCAGCCCCGCCGCGTTGCTGCGATGAgtgtcgcggcgcgtgtggCGGAAGAGAtgggcgtgcgcctcgggcgcgagTGTGGCTACTCGATCCGCTTCGAGGACTGCACGTCGGACGACACCGTGGTCAAGTACATGACCGACGGTatgctcctgcgcgagttTCTGACAAATCCCGACCTCGGAAGCTACTCGGTGATCATGATCGACgaagcgcacgagcgcacgctcagcACCGATATTCTCTTTGGCCTCGTGAAAGACATTGCGCGGTTCCGGCCGGACCTCAAGCTGCTCATTTCGTCCGCGACACTTGATGCGGAAAAGTTTAGCATGTTCTttgacgacgcgccgatcTTTTTCGTGCCGGGCCGCCGCTTTCCGGTGGATATTCACTATACCCCCCAGCCGGAGGCGAACTATCTGCACGCGGCCGTCACGACCGTGTTCCAGATCCACACGACGCAGCCAAAAGGCGATATCCTCGTGTTCTTGACGGGCCaggacgagatcgacgTCGCGATGGAGAACATCCAAGAgacggcgcgtgcgcttggCGGCAAGATCCCCGAGCTGATCGTGTGCCCGATCTATGCAAACCTGCCGAGCGACATGCAGGCGCGCATCTTTGAGCCGACGCCAGAAGGCGCACGCAAGGTCGTGCTGGCGACCAACATTGCCGAGACGTCGATTACGATCGACGGCATCGCGTTTGTCATCGATCCGGGGTTCGTGAAGCAGAACTCGTACAACCCCCGCACCGGCATGGCGGCCCTGACCGTCGTGCCGTgctcgcgtgcgtcggcgaaCCAGCGCGCGGGCCGCGCGGGGCgtgtcggcgccggcaaGTGCTTCCGCCTCTTTACCAAGTGGGCGTACCAgaacgagctcgacgagaaTACCGTGCCGGAAATCCAGCGCACAAACCTCGCGAATgtcgtgctgctgctcaAGTCGGTCGGCATCCACGACCTGCTCAACTTTGACTTTTTGGatccgccgccgaccgacaCGCTCAtccgctcgctcgagctgctgtatgcgctcggcgcgctgaacgaccgcggcgagctgacCAAGCTTGGGCGCCGCATGGCCGAGTTCCCGGTCGACCCGATGATGTCCAAGGCGATCCTCGCGAGTGAAGAGCACCGCTGCACCGAAGAGGTTCTCTCGATCGTGTCCATGCTTGCCGAGAGCGGCAGCCTATTTTTCCGGCCCAAAGACAAGAAAGTCCACGCggaccgtgcgcggcaGACCTTTTTCCGGCCGGGCGGCGACCACTTTACGCTGCTCAACATCTGGGAGCAGTGGGTCGAGAGCTCGTACAGCAGCGCGTTCTGCCTCGAGAACTTTTTGCAGCccaagacgctcgcgcgcgtgcgcgacgtgcgcgaccaGCTCGTGAACTtgtgcgagcgcgtggAACTCGTGCCGGAATCCAACGCAAATGCCGCCGACATCACCGGCATCCAAAAGTCGATTGTCGCGGGCTACTTTATGAacacggcgcgcctccAAAAGGGCGGGGAGACTTATCGCGCAATCAAACAAAACAGCAGCGTGCACGTCCACCCCTCGTCGTGCCTGCACAAACATGTTCCCCAGCCGCGCTTTTTGTGCTACTACGAGCTGGTGGAGACGTCGAAAAACTTTATGCGCCAGGTCATGGAAATCAAGCCCGAGTGGCTCATGGAAGTCGCACGGCACTACTTCTCCAAGGAGGACGTGCAGGACAATGCCAAGATCCAGCGCCAGCAGCGTACGACGGGCGTGTCGCAGgcggcaagcagcgcacAGCGGGGAAAAATGTATGCATAGTACAGATAGTCTActcgtccagcgcaaggcATCACGT
The sequence above is a segment of the Malassezia japonica chromosome 6, complete sequence genome. Coding sequences within it:
- the CDC28_1 gene encoding RNA helicase (EggNog:ENOG503NWYD; COG:A), producing MPDDPRGAPPPPGEPLDALRERSRQEYLAKRSQQQVELLRREIQDEETFFRGVKLTKKEQRELDHKKELLRLAEEHAALDEPEEAYTLPEDYLTEQGRVDRKRKHAALHDRRYDDARSERERRKPQTSELDSFEREQIERSMLLQEAKQEEDAFDFVIDESQTIQFIMDKQKDGGLNQEMSAKELEFQRQLQEAEDRATSIDATRKSLPVYKLREEFLEAVKEHQVLIVVGETGSGKTTQLPQFLHEAGYTADGKVVACTQPRRVAAMSVAARVAEEMGVRLGRECGYSIRFEDCTSDDTVVKYMTDGMLLREFLTNPDLGSYSVIMIDEAHERTLSTDILFGLVKDIARFRPDLKLLISSATLDAEKFSMFFDDAPIFFVPGRRFPVDIHYTPQPEANYLHAAVTTVFQIHTTQPKGDILVFLTGQDEIDVAMENIQETARALGGKIPELIVCPIYANLPSDMQARIFEPTPEGARKVVLATNIAETSITIDGIAFVIDPGFVKQNSYNPRTGMAALTVVPCSRASANQRAGRAGRVGAGKCFRLFTKWAYQNELDENTVPEIQRTNLANVVLLLKSVGIHDLLNFDFLDPPPTDTLIRSLELLYALGALNDRGELTKLGRRMAEFPVDPMMSKAILASEEHRCTEEVLSIVSMLAESGSLFFRPKDKKVHADRARQTFFRPGGDHFTLLNIWEQWVESSYSSAFCLENFLQPKTLARVRDVRDQLVNLCERVELVPESNANAADITGIQKSIVAGYFMNTARLQKGGETYRAIKQNSSVHVHPSSCLHKHVPQPRFLCYYELVETSKNFMRQVMEIKPEWLMEVARHYFSKEDVQDNAKIQRQQRTTGVSQAASSAQRGKMYA